The stretch of DNA CGCCACAGCACGTCAGCGCTGGTGCGCGCCCATTCGCGATCGGCCAGATAGCGCAATTCGGCCTCGTACAACCCATGGCCGAAATCCTCGCCCAGATCGCCGAGCGATTGCGCATCGTCCAAAATCCGCTCGATCCGCGAACCATAAGCATGGGCCAGACGCGCGGCCAGTTCGGCCGAAAGGAAAGGCCAGCGGCGGCGCACATCGGCAAGGAAAGCGGCAAACCCGCCCGTAAAATCCCCGCCCGGCAAAGGCGCCGTGCCCGTCCATCCGCCCCGCATCGACGGCAGGAAAGGTTCGAGCATTTCCAGCGCATGTTCGGCCAGACGGCGATAGGTGGTCAGTTTCCCGCCAAAGATCGAGAGCACCTGCGGCCCGCTCTCGCGCCCCAGTTTCAGCACATAGTCGCGGGTGATCGCCTTGGCATCCGCCCCGCCATCGTCATAGAGCGGACGCACGCCCGAATAGGTCGAGACGACGTCATCGGGGCCAATCTGGCCCTCGAAATAATCATTCACCGTGGCGCAGAGGTAATCGACCTCCTCCGCCGAGATCTTGGGCGCATCACGTTCTGCTTCGCCCACAAGCAGGTCGGTCGTCCCCACCAGCGTGAAACCATCCTGATAGGGGATGGTGAAAACGATCCGTCCGTCCTTTTTTTGCAGGATAAAGGCATGGTCGCCGGGATAGACGCGGCGCACGATGATATGGCTGCCCTTGACCAGACGGATGCCGCCATGGGCCTGCGCCTGCGGTATCGCCCCCAGCATCGCGCCCACCCACGGACCCGCCGCATTGACCACGGCGCGGGCCCGCACCTGCTCGGCGCCCTGCGCGCTGCTCAGGTCGATCAGCCAGTGGTCATCCTCGATCTTCGCGCCGGTGGCGGTCACGCCCGTGCGGATCGTCGCCCCGCGCTCGGCCGCGTCGATGGCGTTCAAGACCACCAGCCGCGCATCATCAACCCACGCGTCGGAATAGACAAAGCCCTTGGCCAGCCCCGGCTTCAGCCCCGCCCCCCAGCGCGGATCGCGCAGGTCGATGCCATGCGAGGGCGGCAAGGTCTGTTTCCCGCCGATATGGTCATAGAGCCACAGGCCGATGCGGATCATCCATCCCGGCCGCCCGCCCTTGGGCTGGGGCAGGACAAAGCGCAGCGGCCAACTGATATGCGGAGCGATATGGATCAGCCGCTCGCGCTCCTGCAAAGCCTCGCGCACCAGCCGGAACTCGTAATATTCCAAATAGCGCAGCCCCCCATGGATCAGCTTGGTGCTGGCCGAAGAGGTGTGCGCGGCCAGATCGTCGCGTTCGACCAGCAGAACCTTGAGGCCCCGCCCCGCCGCATCGCGCGCAATCCCGGCCCCATTGATGCCGCCGCCAATCACCAGCAGGTCATAATCGGCAAGGGGGGGGAGAGCTTGAGCCATCGACATTTCCTGATCGTGTGCAATCGGCAGGCGCGCAACCCTGCGGACTTCTGCCTAGGCTATCATTCCAATCCTGTCAATTGGTCATTCCAATTAACCGGGATTTGCCATCCATCATCCCTTCATCTTGCGGATCAGTGTCCACAGGATCGCACAGCCCACCAGATCCAGCCCGCTAAGGCTGACAAACAGCGGATTATAGCCAAAGGTATCCGCGCTTTGCCCGATCAGGAAGGTGAAAAGGATGCCCCCGATCCAGGCCGCCGATCCGGTCAGACCACTGACCGTACCGACCCGGTTGCTGGGGAACATGTCCGAACACAGCGTGATCAGCGCGCCATTGAGCATCTGATGCGCGAAACCGCCGATGCAGAAAAAGATGATCGCCATCATCGGGCTGGTGGCAAGGCCGATGCAAGCCGGGCCCGCCATCAGCAGCGCGCCGCAGGTCATGGTGATCTTGCGCGAGGCAATGACCCCTGCCCCCCGCCGGATCAGCCATCCGGGCAGAACCCCCGCCGCCAGCGACCCGAAATCGGCCGCCAGAAACGGCAGCCAGGCCCAGAGCGCCACGGCCTTCAGATCCAGATGCCATGCGCTGACCAGATAGAGCGGGATGAAGAAGTTGAACGTCTGCCACGCCGGTTCGGCAAAGAAACGCGGCAAGGCAATCGCCCAGAACGAGCGCTCTTTAAGCAGCGACCAGCGGCTGGGCATCGGGCCGTCCGAGGCCGCGCCATCCTGTGCTCCCTCTTGTGTCCCGGCCTGCCCATCACGGATCATTGCCAGTTCCTGCGCCGAAAGCCGGGTATGCTCTTCGGGCCGCCGGTAACAGGCCCACCACATCAGCGCCCACACCATGCTGAGCGCGCCCGACACCACAAAGGCCGAGCGCCACCCCCACCACAGGATACAGAAGGCCACCAAGGGCGGGGCGATCATATTGCCCACGCTCGTGCCCATCTGGAACGCGCTGGTGGCCAGCGAGCGTTCGCGCGCAGGGAACCATTCGGACACGACCTTGGTCCCGGCGGGAATGGCCGCGGCCTCGTTCGCGCCCAGCAGGCTGCGGAAAAAGGCCAGACCGACCCAGCCCCCGGCCAGCGCATGAAGCGCATTGGCCACCGCCCAGCCCACCGCAAAGATCATGAAACCCAGCCGCGTGCCCAGCGCATCCAGCACCGCGCCCGCCACCGTCTGCATCACCGTATAGCTGGCCTGAAAGGCGATCACGATCCAGCTGTATTGCTGGGTCGTGATGCTCAGTTCCGCCTTCAGCGTGGGCGCGGCCACCGAAAGCGTCGAGCGCGCCAGATAATTGAGCACGGTCCCCAGCGTCACCAGACCG from Novosphingobium humi encodes:
- a CDS encoding MFS transporter, which gives rise to MAGKIKSLRWWIIGLVTLGTVLNYLARSTLSVAAPTLKAELSITTQQYSWIVIAFQASYTVMQTVAGAVLDALGTRLGFMIFAVGWAVANALHALAGGWVGLAFFRSLLGANEAAAIPAGTKVVSEWFPARERSLATSAFQMGTSVGNMIAPPLVAFCILWWGWRSAFVVSGALSMVWALMWWACYRRPEEHTRLSAQELAMIRDGQAGTQEGAQDGAASDGPMPSRWSLLKERSFWAIALPRFFAEPAWQTFNFFIPLYLVSAWHLDLKAVALWAWLPFLAADFGSLAAGVLPGWLIRRGAGVIASRKITMTCGALLMAGPACIGLATSPMMAIIFFCIGGFAHQMLNGALITLCSDMFPSNRVGTVSGLTGSAAWIGGILFTFLIGQSADTFGYNPLFVSLSGLDLVGCAILWTLIRKMKG
- the glpD gene encoding glycerol-3-phosphate dehydrogenase, with amino-acid sequence MAQALPPLADYDLLVIGGGINGAGIARDAAGRGLKVLLVERDDLAAHTSSASTKLIHGGLRYLEYYEFRLVREALQERERLIHIAPHISWPLRFVLPQPKGGRPGWMIRIGLWLYDHIGGKQTLPPSHGIDLRDPRWGAGLKPGLAKGFVYSDAWVDDARLVVLNAIDAAERGATIRTGVTATGAKIEDDHWLIDLSSAQGAEQVRARAVVNAAGPWVGAMLGAIPQAQAHGGIRLVKGSHIIVRRVYPGDHAFILQKKDGRIVFTIPYQDGFTLVGTTDLLVGEAERDAPKISAEEVDYLCATVNDYFEGQIGPDDVVSTYSGVRPLYDDGGADAKAITRDYVLKLGRESGPQVLSIFGGKLTTYRRLAEHALEMLEPFLPSMRGGWTGTAPLPGGDFTGGFAAFLADVRRRWPFLSAELAARLAHAYGSRIERILDDAQSLGDLGEDFGHGLYEAELRYLADREWARTSADVLWRRSKLGLTAPPDMARRVDQWLEQNR